One segment of Dolichospermum sp. DET69 DNA contains the following:
- a CDS encoding methyltransferase domain-containing protein, whose product MELISSLGITSSQYLSKERFISYHHQSRLLFSLGNEVKNVLEIGIFNSLLTEILRQSNYNVTTADIDPSLKSDIILDLTEDFTLPKDKFDAIVLFQVLEHFPYEKSELALQKLATFTKKYLVISIPNTTEYLSLQIKTSFLLKARHLLWEIPKFWGTIPLCDEHYWEMGLKGYPKKRILDSVAKAGLSVKEEYVDPTFPYHYFLILEKNK is encoded by the coding sequence ATGGAATTGATTTCTTCATTAGGAATTACAAGTTCGCAATATCTTTCTAAGGAGAGATTTATTAGTTATCATCATCAGTCGCGGTTATTGTTTTCATTAGGTAATGAAGTTAAAAATGTCCTGGAAATTGGGATTTTTAATTCTTTACTCACAGAAATACTCAGACAAAGTAACTATAACGTAACCACTGCTGACATTGACCCCAGCCTTAAATCAGATATAATTTTGGATTTGACGGAGGATTTTACATTACCAAAAGATAAGTTTGATGCAATTGTTCTGTTTCAGGTACTAGAACATTTTCCTTATGAAAAGTCAGAATTAGCATTGCAAAAACTCGCCACATTCACTAAGAAATATTTGGTTATTTCTATTCCTAATACTACTGAATATCTGTCATTACAAATCAAAACTTCCTTTTTACTTAAAGCCAGACATTTACTATGGGAAATACCCAAATTTTGGGGAACAATACCACTTTGTGATGAACACTATTGGGAAATGGGATTGAAAGGATATCCTAAAAAACGGATTTTAGACTCTGTTGCTAAAGCTGGTTTGAGTGTGAAGGAAGAATATGTTGATCCTACTTTCCCATATCACTACTTTTTGATTTTAGAAAAAAATAAATAA
- a CDS encoding DUF4351 domain-containing protein, translated as MTRFIHDQFAKDYLEELLTPFGTVEAPSNLAGEIREIDVLFSPTNTKTADIEILGLLGKLITTPAIFEPYRNPASKEEICDCLLKLLEVRGASQREAKRNKNPQASIEATKLWILTPTASQTLLLGFRATENSHWPAGIYFLADYLNTAIVVIHQLPRTPETLWLRLLGRETVQKQAIDELKTLPSNYPFQKATIGLVYNLQKTLNINNSSDLEDKELIMRLTPYYQQDREQAIQEGLQQGEERLVIRQLNRRFGEIEPSLIEQIQTLSVEKLENLGEALLDFSEVIDLENWLKAHK; from the coding sequence ATGACCCGTTTTATCCATGACCAATTTGCCAAGGACTATTTAGAGGAACTACTCACACCTTTTGGAACAGTCGAAGCACCCAGTAATCTAGCTGGAGAAATCAGAGAAATAGATGTATTGTTTTCGCCTACAAACACAAAAACAGCCGACATCGAAATATTAGGATTGTTAGGTAAACTAATAACAACACCCGCTATCTTTGAACCCTATCGCAATCCAGCCTCCAAAGAAGAAATCTGTGATTGTCTGTTAAAATTATTAGAAGTAAGAGGCGCATCACAACGAGAAGCCAAACGTAACAAAAATCCTCAAGCTTCAATAGAAGCAACAAAGTTATGGATTCTTACCCCCACAGCTTCACAAACCTTATTATTGGGATTTAGAGCCACAGAAAACAGCCATTGGCCAGCAGGAATATACTTTTTAGCAGATTACTTGAATACAGCAATTGTCGTCATTCATCAATTACCACGTACTCCTGAAACCCTCTGGTTAAGACTATTAGGACGAGAAACAGTCCAAAAACAAGCAATTGATGAATTAAAAACATTACCCAGTAACTATCCTTTCCAAAAAGCTACCATAGGATTAGTTTACAACCTCCAAAAAACTTTAAATATTAATAACAGTTCAGACCTAGAAGATAAGGAGTTGATTATGCGTTTAACCCCATATTACCAACAAGATAGAGAACAAGCCATACAAGAAGGACTACAACAAGGAGAAGAACGTCTAGTGATCCGTCAACTTAATCGCCGATTTGGTGAAATTGAACCATCATTAATTGAACAGATTCAAACTCTATCCGTAGAAAAATTGGAGAATTTAGGAGAAGCATTATTAGACTTTTCAGAAGTTATAGATTTGGAAAATTGGTTAAAGGCACACAAATAA
- a CDS encoding type II toxin-antitoxin system HicB family antitoxin, with product MDKYLIVLEKTATGFSAYSPDVWGCIATGETLEKTLKNMRSALVYHLQDSESVPQPRGIDAYLDALRESEGEEFYLTHIDVIPLSILTQEAAKNRL from the coding sequence ATGGATAAATATCTGATCGTTTTAGAAAAAACTGCAACAGGATTTTCCGCATACTCTCCTGATGTATGGGGTTGTATTGCTACAGGTGAAACACTGGAAAAAACTTTAAAGAATATGCGTTCAGCTTTGGTTTATCATCTTCAAGATAGCGAATCAGTTCCCCAGCCTCGTGGTATTGATGCCTATTTAGATGCGCTACGTGAGTCAGAGGGTGAGGAATTTTATTTAACGCATATTGATGTGATTCCTCTAAGTATTTTAACTCAAGAGGCTGCAAAAAACAGATTGTAG
- a CDS encoding type II toxin-antitoxin system HicA family toxin, translated as MKVREVINLLESDGWYLAGTEGSHRQFKHPTKLGKVTVSGKTSDDVRKGTLASILRQAGLK; from the coding sequence ATGAAAGTACGAGAAGTCATCAATTTGCTTGAATCAGATGGTTGGTATTTAGCAGGAACAGAAGGTAGTCATCGCCAGTTTAAACATCCAACAAAATTAGGTAAAGTAACTGTATCAGGCAAAACAAGTGATGATGTCCGCAAAGGAACGTTAGCAAGTATTCTCAGACAAGCAGGACTCAAATAA
- the htpG gene encoding molecular chaperone HtpG, with translation MLEQGNISIHTDNIFPIIKKSLYSDHQIFLRELVSNAVDAIQKLNMVSRAGEYNGEIGEPEITISIDKDNKTLSITDNGIGMTAEEVKKYINQVAFSSAEEFINKYEGKADQPIIGHFGLGFYSSFMVAKQVEIDTLSYQEGAQAVRWSCDGSPKFILDESPRTTRGTTIILTLEGEEEEFLEPARIKNLVKTYCDFMSVPIKMDGEVLNKQKAAWRESPNNLKEEDYLEFYRYLYPFQEEPLLWVHLNTDYPFVINGILYFPKMRPDVDVTKGQIKLFCNQVFVSDNCEEIIPQFLMPMRGVIDSTDIPLNVSRSALQGDRTIKRIGDYIAKKVGDRLKELYRENREQYVTAWKDLGTFVKFGVLNDDKFKKQVEDIIIFRSTAKLEAPAADTAAVEVQSAEGDAWQDITPTSTTSIPYTTLKEYLERNKERNENKVFYSTDAASQATYIELHKNQGLEVLFMDSFIDTHFINFLEQEYRDVKFTRVDSDLDNTLLDDKTSEIVDPTTNKTKGEVIKELFEKALNKPKLSIRTESLKSDDPQGTPPAMVLLPEFLRRMREMSAMMQQQNVEFPEDHILLINTAHPLIQNLVNLSQGSIIQGDGESTSNPLVNMMCQHVYDLALMSQKGFDADGMKSFVERSNDVLTKLTEQASK, from the coding sequence ATGCTAGAACAAGGCAATATCAGTATTCATACCGATAATATTTTCCCGATTATCAAGAAGTCTCTCTACTCAGATCATCAAATCTTCTTGCGGGAATTGGTATCCAACGCGGTAGACGCTATCCAAAAGTTAAACATGGTATCCCGCGCTGGGGAATACAATGGCGAAATTGGCGAACCAGAAATTACAATTAGTATTGATAAGGACAACAAAACCCTTTCCATTACTGATAATGGCATTGGTATGACAGCAGAGGAAGTAAAAAAATATATTAACCAAGTTGCTTTCTCTAGTGCTGAAGAATTTATTAATAAGTATGAAGGGAAAGCAGATCAACCGATTATCGGTCATTTCGGTTTGGGTTTCTACTCTTCCTTTATGGTGGCAAAACAAGTAGAAATTGATACTTTATCTTACCAAGAAGGCGCACAAGCTGTCCGTTGGAGTTGTGATGGTTCACCTAAATTTATCTTAGATGAATCTCCTCGCACCACTCGCGGAACTACGATTATCCTGACTTTAGAAGGGGAAGAAGAGGAATTTCTAGAGCCAGCACGAATCAAGAATCTTGTCAAGACTTATTGTGATTTCATGTCAGTTCCCATTAAGATGGATGGGGAAGTTTTAAATAAACAAAAAGCGGCATGGCGTGAATCTCCCAATAATCTCAAAGAAGAAGATTATTTAGAGTTTTACCGCTACTTGTATCCTTTCCAAGAAGAACCCCTGTTATGGGTGCATTTAAATACAGATTATCCTTTTGTGATTAATGGGATTTTGTATTTCCCGAAAATGCGTCCTGATGTAGATGTTACCAAAGGACAAATTAAGTTATTCTGCAATCAGGTATTTGTGAGTGATAACTGTGAGGAAATTATTCCCCAGTTTTTAATGCCTATGCGGGGGGTAATTGATAGCACTGATATACCTTTAAACGTTTCTCGAAGTGCATTACAAGGCGATCGCACTATTAAGAGAATTGGAGATTATATCGCCAAAAAAGTCGGCGATAGACTCAAAGAATTATACCGCGAAAACCGCGAACAATACGTAACAGCCTGGAAAGACTTGGGAACATTTGTCAAATTTGGCGTTCTCAATGATGACAAATTCAAGAAACAAGTTGAAGATATCATCATCTTCCGTAGCACAGCCAAATTAGAAGCCCCAGCAGCCGACACCGCAGCCGTTGAAGTTCAATCTGCTGAAGGTGATGCGTGGCAAGATATCACTCCAACCAGCACTACTAGCATTCCCTACACCACCCTCAAAGAATACCTAGAACGTAATAAAGAACGTAACGAAAACAAGGTATTTTATAGCACCGATGCAGCTAGTCAAGCTACTTATATTGAACTCCACAAAAATCAAGGTTTGGAAGTCCTATTTATGGATTCCTTCATTGATACCCACTTCATTAACTTCCTAGAACAAGAATATCGAGATGTGAAGTTTACACGGGTAGACTCTGACCTTGACAATACCCTCCTCGATGACAAAACTAGCGAAATTGTTGACCCCACCACCAACAAGACCAAAGGAGAAGTCATTAAAGAACTATTTGAGAAAGCCCTCAATAAGCCAAAACTCAGCATCCGCACTGAATCCTTGAAATCAGATGACCCTCAAGGAACACCACCTGCAATGGTATTATTACCTGAATTTCTGCGACGGATGCGGGAAATGAGCGCCATGATGCAGCAGCAAAACGTTGAATTTCCTGAAGATCATATTTTACTGATCAATACTGCTCATCCGTTAATTCAAAATCTGGTTAATCTTAGTCAGGGCAGTATTATTCAAGGTGATGGTGAATCAACGTCTAATCCATTAGTTAATATGATGTGTCAGCACGTTTATGATTTGGCACTGATGTCTCAAAAGGGCTTTGATGCAGATGGAATGAAATCTTTTGTAGAACGTTCCAATGATGTACTTACCAAACTCACAGAACAAGCCAGCAAATAA
- a CDS encoding 50S ribosomal protein L28, with product MSRRCQLTGKKANNACSVSHSNRHTNRLQHVNLQSKRIWWAAGNRWVKLKLSTKAIKTLEFKGLDAMAKEAGINLNHY from the coding sequence ATGTCCCGTCGTTGTCAATTAACTGGTAAAAAAGCCAATAACGCTTGTTCCGTATCCCACTCCAACCGTCACACCAACCGTCTACAACACGTTAATCTGCAAAGTAAGCGGATTTGGTGGGCTGCTGGGAACCGTTGGGTAAAATTGAAACTTTCCACCAAAGCTATCAAAACCTTAGAATTCAAAGGTTTAGACGCAATGGCAAAAGAAGCAGGAATCAACCTCAACCATTACTAA
- a CDS encoding metallophosphoesterase codes for MNIKRRQFLLLSGISTIATGFLSGKLSNTNSLIETAIAAKPVKKDLLLRFVSVADTGTGTKGQYGVANAMNFYHQQNPYNLVVLAGDNIYNNGEIEKINEVFERPYQPLLKNGVKFHACLGNHDIRTDNGVPQLKYPGLNMQGRYYTFSQNKVQFFALDTNGNADWKNQLIWLEKELSMSKAPWKVVFGHHPIYSSGQYGSNASFIKTFTPLFKKYNVQLYINGHEHNYERTRAINGTTYLICGAGAGNRPVGRSQWTEYSTSDLSFAAYNVYADKMEVSGIGTNNRIFDRGVIKLNSI; via the coding sequence ATGAATATTAAACGCCGTCAATTTTTACTTTTAAGTGGAATCAGTACCATAGCAACTGGATTTCTAAGTGGGAAATTATCAAATACAAATTCTCTCATAGAAACTGCAATAGCAGCTAAACCAGTTAAAAAAGATTTATTATTGCGTTTTGTCTCCGTTGCTGATACGGGAACTGGGACAAAAGGCCAATATGGTGTAGCTAATGCTATGAATTTTTATCATCAGCAAAATCCCTACAATTTAGTAGTTTTAGCTGGTGACAATATCTATAATAATGGCGAAATTGAAAAAATTAATGAAGTTTTTGAACGTCCCTATCAACCTTTACTTAAAAATGGTGTCAAGTTTCATGCTTGTTTAGGTAATCATGATATTCGCACTGATAATGGTGTTCCGCAACTTAAATATCCTGGCTTGAATATGCAGGGGCGTTATTACACTTTTAGTCAAAATAAAGTTCAGTTTTTTGCTTTAGATACTAATGGTAATGCTGATTGGAAAAATCAGTTAATTTGGTTAGAGAAGGAATTAAGTATGAGTAAAGCACCTTGGAAGGTTGTCTTTGGTCATCATCCCATTTATTCATCTGGTCAATATGGGAGTAATGCAAGTTTTATTAAAACCTTTACTCCTTTATTTAAAAAATACAATGTCCAACTTTATATCAATGGTCATGAACATAATTATGAACGGACTCGCGCCATTAATGGCACTACCTATTTAATCTGTGGTGCTGGCGCTGGAAATCGTCCCGTTGGCCGTTCTCAATGGACAGAATATTCCACAAGTGATTTGAGTTTTGCAGCTTATAATGTCTATGCAGATAAAATGGAAGTGAGTGGAATTGGTACTAATAACCGCATTTTTGATCGGGGTGTAATTAAGTTAAATAGTATTTAA
- a CDS encoding radical SAM protein: METNPMNPSLGLADIPPGYLNIMGYVDQSEVNGPGCRAVVWVQGCNRECSGCFNPDSWAFEINDLVAIDTLAESILKNPLNTGITFSGGEPFWQAPALTILAKKLKAAGLNVMSFTGFTLQQLQSNSAPPGTKELLAELDILIDGPFVKSLAINSPDSPVSSSNQNVNIFNPEFADKITWASDQIEVHILKDGNRIVTGYQGLLELETSK, encoded by the coding sequence ATGGAAACCAACCCTATGAACCCATCACTAGGACTCGCTGATATCCCCCCCGGCTATCTTAATATTATGGGTTATGTTGACCAATCAGAGGTTAATGGCCCCGGTTGTCGCGCAGTTGTTTGGGTGCAAGGTTGTAACCGGGAGTGTTCTGGTTGCTTTAATCCCGACTCTTGGGCATTTGAAATTAATGATTTAGTTGCTATTGATACCTTAGCTGAAAGTATTCTCAAAAATCCCCTCAATACTGGTATAACTTTTTCCGGTGGTGAACCATTTTGGCAAGCACCCGCATTAACAATTTTAGCTAAAAAGTTAAAAGCAGCGGGATTAAATGTCATGTCTTTTACTGGTTTTACACTCCAGCAATTACAATCTAATTCTGCACCTCCAGGTACAAAAGAATTATTAGCAGAATTAGATATTTTGATTGATGGTCCTTTTGTCAAATCTCTAGCAATTAATTCTCCTGATTCTCCCGTTTCTTCTAGTAATCAAAATGTCAATATCTTTAACCCAGAATTTGCCGATAAAATTACTTGGGCTAGTGATCAAATTGAAGTGCATATTCTCAAAGATGGTAATCGTATTGTTACAGGTTATCAAGGTTTATTAGAATTAGAGACTTCCAAATAA
- a CDS encoding AAA family ATPase, whose translation MHIQKVTIKNFRCFEHLEVNLDPDINIFVGNNGSGKSALLDAIAIAMIPYVIKIQKLLATEETTEEIEGKSLVLERREVSANQEDNRKINPPEFTVSATGFSDWTSVYEEMIANNKLPLSLSFKGLTKLLAELESKFLNQLDNKKSDLSIIAYYRGDRHLNNIDDIEYISNKYFNRFDALNNILDATSDFTDLANWFFVRELQELREVKKRRDINFELPDLKQVRNAISTIIAPNARVYFSGATSAKLMVEWTMETGEKRELLLSQLSADYRNMLALVMDFARRLAQANPPMENPLAAEAILMIDELDLHLHPTWQQKIIPDLKKVFPNTQIIATTHSPEVVTTVKQNQVWILEDYQIKSCPEPTKGRKSSDIVRNILGLSELRPDTEESRTLTRLFEAIDNGQLEEAKRIRQELQEWESYDPDMTRADMQIRRLERRNAV comes from the coding sequence ATTTTTGTTGGCAATAATGGATCAGGTAAAAGTGCATTATTGGATGCTATTGCTATTGCAATGATTCCCTATGTTATTAAGATTCAGAAGCTTTTAGCCACAGAAGAGACCACAGAAGAGATAGAAGGCAAATCACTTGTTTTAGAACGACGAGAGGTATCAGCCAATCAAGAAGATAATAGAAAAATAAATCCACCAGAATTCACTGTATCTGCTACTGGTTTTTCAGATTGGACAAGTGTTTATGAAGAAATGATTGCTAATAATAAGTTGCCTTTATCTCTATCATTCAAAGGTTTAACAAAGCTTTTAGCCGAACTGGAAAGTAAATTTTTAAATCAATTAGATAACAAAAAATCAGACCTTTCCATTATAGCTTATTATAGAGGTGATCGCCACTTAAATAATATTGATGATATTGAATATATTTCAAATAAATACTTCAATAGATTTGATGCTTTAAATAACATTCTTGATGCAACATCTGATTTTACAGATTTAGCTAACTGGTTTTTTGTGCGCGAGTTACAAGAATTAAGAGAGGTGAAAAAGCGGAGAGATATTAACTTTGAACTTCCTGATTTAAAACAAGTAAGAAATGCTATTTCTACAATTATTGCTCCCAATGCTCGCGTTTATTTTTCAGGTGCAACATCTGCAAAATTGATGGTTGAGTGGACAATGGAAACAGGAGAAAAAAGAGAACTTTTACTTAGTCAATTAAGTGCCGATTATCGCAATATGTTAGCTTTAGTAATGGATTTTGCACGTCGGTTAGCACAAGCAAACCCACCAATGGAAAACCCGTTAGCAGCAGAAGCCATTTTAATGATTGATGAGTTAGATTTGCATTTACATCCAACTTGGCAACAAAAGATTATTCCTGATTTAAAAAAGGTATTTCCCAACACTCAAATTATCGCTACTACTCACAGTCCTGAAGTTGTGACAACTGTAAAACAAAATCAAGTATGGATATTAGAAGATTATCAAATAAAATCATGTCCTGAACCTACCAAAGGCAGGAAAAGTTCAGATATTGTCAGAAATATTTTAGGGTTGAGTGAGTTAAGACCAGATACAGAAGAATCACGAACACTCACACGCCTTTTTGAAGCAATTGATAATGGTCAATTAGAAGAAGCAAAACGCATACGTCAAGAACTACAAGAGTGGGAATCCTATGATCCAGATATGACTAGAGCAGATATGCAAATTCGCCGATTAGAACGGAGAAATGCAGTATGA